In the Streptomyces sp. NBC_00525 genome, one interval contains:
- a CDS encoding tetratricopeptide repeat protein — MNDANAVARDPHRNEISGDTTLNGPTIQAREVHGGVHFHSASTAPARPAPPRQLLPVPAHFTNRISDLQALDELRGRGSGPIVVSGRAGIGKTTLVSKWLRSLAPEFPDGQLYADLRGHSEGDPVGPAEVLAQFLRALGAGAPSTDAAELAPLWRSLTADRRIAVMLDNAFTAAQIRPLLVAGAGGLVVVTSRRRLTGLRMQGAGFHQLDALGPDDGVELLTRGIGAERVAGELGSVHKLVDLCGGLPLAVCLASARLATRPRQSVEAFVDALARNPEGGRLSALGVEGETSVRKALDASYAVLSPDCARLYRTLGLLPVRTFDAMIAAASCGEPLDWAERGLDELVEANLVEDAGPDSCRLHDLLRIHAHDRAMEDETSESREEALRRFCDWCLYTATAAQQRLTPVQYTLPRTYAHPPGLPLPFADDTGALDWLDTYRTQLLDAVGLAADKGWHDTSWMLVDAMWPLFLRLRHYADWIGAHRIGLESARQAGDRTAERQMLNSGAIGLSAAGQTQEAITWYGESLHAAREAGDVRDEGQALLGLGTCHRAAGRPADAVELLNRAITVWEGCGYPRGAALARIILGEIALAADDPREAADLFGRAHTALVAVDDLHDAARALVLLGRARTRAGAYAEGLAMMRDALAVFTGSGAAFWQARALELLGETAGEQGDEAGARELLGRARALFETTSPADARRLGGG, encoded by the coding sequence ATGAATGACGCGAACGCGGTCGCGCGAGATCCGCACAGGAATGAGATCAGCGGCGACACGACGTTGAACGGACCCACGATCCAGGCCCGTGAAGTGCACGGGGGCGTGCATTTCCACTCGGCGTCCACCGCTCCGGCCCGCCCCGCGCCACCCCGCCAACTCCTCCCCGTACCGGCTCACTTCACCAACCGGATCAGTGACCTCCAGGCCCTGGACGAGTTACGCGGCAGGGGCTCCGGACCGATCGTCGTCAGCGGGCGGGCCGGAATCGGGAAGACGACCCTGGTGTCCAAATGGCTGCGCTCGCTGGCCCCCGAGTTCCCCGACGGACAGCTGTACGCGGATCTGCGCGGCCACTCGGAGGGCGATCCGGTCGGCCCGGCGGAGGTGCTGGCCCAGTTCCTCCGCGCCCTGGGCGCCGGGGCACCGTCCACCGACGCGGCCGAACTCGCCCCGCTGTGGCGGTCGCTCACCGCCGACCGCCGGATCGCGGTCATGCTCGACAACGCGTTCACCGCCGCCCAGATCAGACCCCTGCTGGTCGCGGGGGCCGGCGGCCTCGTGGTCGTCACCAGCCGGCGCCGGCTGACCGGCCTGCGGATGCAGGGCGCCGGCTTCCACCAGCTCGACGCGCTCGGCCCGGACGACGGCGTCGAACTCCTCACCCGCGGCATCGGCGCCGAACGCGTCGCGGGCGAACTCGGCTCCGTACACAAGCTGGTGGACCTGTGCGGCGGACTGCCGCTCGCCGTCTGCCTGGCATCCGCGCGGCTCGCGACCCGGCCGCGCCAGTCGGTCGAGGCGTTCGTCGACGCGCTCGCACGGAACCCGGAGGGCGGCCGGCTGTCCGCCCTCGGAGTGGAAGGAGAGACCTCGGTGCGCAAGGCCCTGGACGCGTCGTACGCGGTGCTGAGTCCCGACTGTGCCCGCCTGTACCGCACGCTGGGCCTGCTGCCCGTGCGTACCTTCGACGCGATGATCGCGGCGGCCTCCTGCGGGGAGCCGCTGGACTGGGCGGAACGCGGCCTGGACGAACTGGTCGAGGCCAATCTCGTCGAGGACGCCGGTCCCGACAGCTGCCGCCTGCACGACCTCTTACGGATTCACGCCCACGACCGCGCCATGGAGGACGAGACGAGCGAATCCCGCGAGGAGGCGCTGAGACGATTCTGCGACTGGTGCCTGTACACCGCGACGGCCGCACAGCAGCGGCTGACCCCGGTCCAGTACACCCTCCCGAGAACGTACGCCCACCCGCCCGGCCTCCCGCTCCCCTTCGCCGACGACACCGGCGCGCTCGACTGGCTCGACACGTACCGCACCCAGCTCCTCGACGCGGTCGGGCTGGCCGCGGACAAGGGCTGGCACGACACGAGCTGGATGCTCGTGGACGCCATGTGGCCGCTCTTCCTGCGCCTGCGCCATTACGCGGACTGGATCGGGGCGCACCGGATCGGTCTGGAATCCGCCCGGCAGGCCGGAGACCGGACGGCGGAGCGCCAGATGCTCAACTCCGGCGCGATCGGCCTCAGCGCCGCCGGACAGACCCAGGAGGCCATCACCTGGTACGGCGAGTCCCTGCACGCCGCGCGTGAGGCCGGGGACGTCAGGGACGAGGGCCAGGCGCTCCTCGGCCTCGGCACCTGCCATCGCGCGGCCGGCCGGCCCGCCGACGCCGTGGAGCTCCTGAACCGGGCGATCACCGTGTGGGAGGGCTGCGGCTACCCGCGCGGCGCGGCCCTCGCCCGCATCATCCTCGGCGAGATCGCGCTGGCGGCGGACGACCCCCGTGAGGCCGCCGATCTCTTCGGCCGGGCGCACACCGCCCTGGTGGCGGTGGACGACCTCCATGACGCGGCGCGGGCCCTGGTCCTGCTCGGCCGCGCCCGCACGCGCGCCGGGGCGTACGCGGAGGGCTTGGCGATGATGAGGGATGCGCTGGCGGTCTTCACCGGGTCCGGCGCGGCCTTCTGGCAGGCCCGCGCCCTGGAGCTGCTGGGGGAGACGGCCGGGGAGCAGGGCGACGAGGCCGGCGCGCGGGAGCTGCTGGGACGGGCCCGCGCCCTGTTCGAGACGACGAGCCCGGCCGACGCGCGCCGACTTGGGGGCGGGTGA
- a CDS encoding AfsR/SARP family transcriptional regulator, which yields MEFQVLGPVGLRLDGHWLKLGSDKERVLLAAFALDVGRPLAIDELMNRLWDGDPPARARNNTHSYVSRIRRYLRKAGTGPDAPFIDTGAHTYTLRTPRGSVDRQRFQTCVDAAFAGTDDARTVELLTRAEELWQGDALAGLPGLWAATVRRTLMESRLSASTARIAAALRLGRFAEQIGELTALVDRHPDDENLIGLLMVSLHGSGRYGEALRVYQRARQSLMAEYGALPGAELNLIHQGVLERRPAHELPHSGGTRRTGGSSATVLPAPGAAETAETAGATEVSGADEEATPTEPVEPVAAEPATAAGSAASAPLVPPRRNLPQQPPLVGRRSELRALTSMIADRVARGDSVVTVEAVSGMAGVGKTALAVATAQLLADAYPDGQLYIDLRGHSPAEDPLTARAALATLLRLLGAPAFSIPVELEGRTALWRTMLAGRRAVIVLDDATGPAQVRPLLPSGESCLTIVTSRRHLTGIPQALSVALDVLPEADAIELFRRFAGEARTRDTGQIARIVRMCGLLPLAIELVAHRFRARTSWTLGVLAERLARSPERLAEIHSADQEQEMARAFALSYRGLTAQQRTAFRRLGLHPGPEFTTPAAAALLDLPYDTTERLLEGLVACHLLREPVPDRYRYHDLLREYACSLSESADGEEERRRALERLTDFYVATADLADRAAYPRRVRPAAPAPARPEPRPLLRDAAAARSWLASERGNLLAVEEYARRNGAAGQAARLACVLAGFLQTECHWHDARKLLGHAVAVWDRPDGDASALCHALIDLCAADASVGDYEEATEAGERALDLARTLRDRPAEAAALRVLGSLNWHLGENRKALVLLQKSFALVSRTGDTWEQARSRNNIAVTMLFLGERERALRHFLKALEGFRNADDRTASAKTLNNIGELQMQAGDVAAARRSFEESLTLLEAGGNRYDRTTVRRNLAETVMESGDSETALLMFGEALTEFAALGDRKSQAETLVGIGEAHWRLGRVDESGRRLLEALKIAQNIGAAHHEVQALRRLGRADFAAGRLTDAADRLRAAVAVATRTDDIAEETAARTLLAKVLRAADDNHREIAEETLNEPPSEGVE from the coding sequence GTGGAATTCCAGGTTCTGGGACCGGTAGGACTGCGGCTGGACGGGCACTGGCTGAAGCTCGGGTCGGACAAGGAACGGGTGCTGCTGGCGGCGTTCGCTCTCGACGTGGGGCGGCCGCTCGCCATCGACGAGTTGATGAACCGGCTGTGGGACGGTGATCCGCCCGCCCGCGCGCGGAACAACACGCACTCGTACGTCTCGCGCATCCGCCGGTACTTACGGAAGGCCGGGACCGGCCCGGACGCGCCGTTCATCGACACCGGGGCGCACACCTACACCCTGCGCACCCCGCGCGGCTCGGTGGACCGCCAGCGCTTCCAGACGTGCGTCGACGCGGCGTTCGCCGGGACGGACGACGCCCGTACGGTGGAACTGCTGACGCGCGCCGAGGAGTTGTGGCAGGGCGACGCGCTGGCGGGGCTGCCCGGCCTGTGGGCGGCGACCGTGCGGCGGACGCTGATGGAGTCGCGGCTGAGCGCCAGCACCGCGCGCATCGCGGCCGCGCTGCGGCTCGGCCGGTTCGCCGAGCAGATCGGCGAGCTGACGGCCCTGGTCGACCGGCACCCCGACGACGAGAACCTGATCGGGCTGCTGATGGTGTCCCTGCATGGCAGCGGCCGTTACGGGGAAGCGCTCCGCGTCTACCAGCGCGCCAGGCAGTCGTTGATGGCGGAGTACGGGGCGCTGCCGGGCGCGGAGTTGAACCTCATCCATCAAGGGGTGCTGGAACGCAGGCCGGCGCATGAGCTGCCGCACAGTGGCGGTACGAGACGTACTGGGGGGTCGTCGGCCACGGTGCTTCCCGCGCCCGGGGCGGCCGAAACGGCCGAGACTGCCGGGGCGACTGAAGTATCTGGTGCGGACGAGGAAGCCACGCCGACCGAACCAGTCGAGCCGGTGGCGGCCGAACCGGCCACCGCGGCCGGGTCCGCCGCATCGGCACCCCTCGTACCGCCGCGCCGCAACCTGCCCCAGCAGCCGCCCCTCGTCGGCCGGCGGTCGGAGTTGCGGGCGCTGACGTCGATGATCGCCGACCGGGTGGCGCGGGGCGATTCCGTCGTCACCGTGGAGGCGGTCAGCGGCATGGCCGGGGTCGGCAAGACCGCCCTGGCCGTCGCCACCGCCCAACTGCTCGCCGACGCCTACCCGGACGGGCAGCTGTACATCGATCTGCGTGGCCACTCCCCCGCCGAGGACCCGCTCACCGCGAGGGCGGCGCTGGCCACCCTGCTCCGGCTGCTCGGCGCGCCCGCCTTCTCCATTCCGGTGGAGCTGGAAGGACGTACCGCGCTGTGGCGGACCATGCTGGCCGGGCGCCGTGCGGTCATCGTCCTGGACGACGCGACCGGCCCGGCGCAGGTCCGCCCGCTCCTGCCGAGCGGTGAGTCCTGTCTGACGATCGTCACCAGCCGCCGGCATCTGACCGGGATACCGCAGGCGCTGTCCGTCGCGCTCGACGTGCTGCCGGAGGCGGACGCCATCGAGCTGTTCCGCCGCTTCGCCGGGGAGGCGCGGACGCGCGACACCGGGCAGATCGCGCGCATCGTGCGCATGTGCGGCCTGCTGCCGCTCGCGATCGAGCTGGTGGCGCACCGCTTCCGCGCCCGCACGTCCTGGACCCTGGGCGTCCTCGCCGAGCGGCTCGCCCGGAGCCCCGAACGGCTCGCGGAGATCCACAGCGCGGATCAGGAGCAGGAGATGGCCCGCGCGTTCGCCCTGTCGTACCGGGGGCTCACGGCGCAGCAGCGGACGGCGTTCCGCCGCCTCGGGCTGCATCCGGGGCCGGAGTTCACCACTCCGGCGGCGGCCGCGCTGCTGGATCTGCCGTACGACACGACGGAGCGGCTGCTCGAAGGGCTGGTGGCCTGCCATCTGCTGCGGGAGCCCGTGCCGGACCGCTACCGCTACCACGACCTGCTCCGGGAGTACGCCTGCTCGCTGAGCGAATCGGCGGACGGCGAGGAGGAGCGCCGCCGTGCGCTGGAGCGGCTGACGGACTTCTACGTCGCCACGGCCGACCTCGCCGACCGGGCGGCCTACCCGCGCCGCGTACGGCCGGCCGCGCCGGCGCCCGCCCGGCCGGAGCCGCGCCCGCTCCTGCGGGACGCCGCCGCCGCGCGGTCCTGGCTCGCCTCGGAGCGCGGCAATCTGCTGGCCGTCGAGGAGTACGCCCGTCGCAACGGGGCCGCCGGGCAGGCCGCCCGACTCGCCTGCGTACTGGCCGGGTTCCTCCAGACGGAGTGCCACTGGCACGACGCCCGCAAGCTGCTCGGGCACGCCGTCGCCGTCTGGGACCGGCCGGACGGCGACGCGTCCGCGCTCTGCCACGCCCTGATCGACCTGTGCGCGGCGGACGCGAGCGTCGGGGACTACGAGGAGGCCACTGAGGCCGGGGAACGGGCCCTGGATCTGGCCCGCACCCTGCGCGACAGGCCCGCCGAGGCAGCGGCGCTGCGTGTGCTCGGCTCGCTGAACTGGCACCTCGGCGAGAACCGGAAGGCGCTCGTCCTGCTCCAGAAGTCCTTCGCCCTCGTGTCACGGACGGGCGATACGTGGGAGCAGGCCCGCAGCCGGAACAATATCGCCGTCACCATGCTGTTCCTGGGGGAGCGTGAACGCGCCCTTCGTCATTTCCTCAAGGCGCTCGAAGGCTTCCGTAACGCCGACGACAGAACCGCTTCCGCGAAGACGCTGAACAACATCGGTGAATTACAGATGCAGGCAGGTGACGTGGCGGCGGCCCGCCGCTCATTCGAGGAATCCCTCACCCTTCTGGAAGCCGGGGGCAATCGGTATGACCGTACGACGGTACGGCGCAATCTCGCCGAGACCGTGATGGAATCCGGCGACTCGGAAACCGCGCTCCTCATGTTCGGTGAAGCGCTCACGGAATTCGCCGCACTGGGCGACCGGAAGAGCCAGGCGGAGACCCTCGTCGGCATCGGCGAGGCGCACTGGCGGCTGGGCCGGGTCGACGAATCCGGTCGCCGGCTCCTGGAGGCGCTGAAGATCGCCCAGAACATCGGAGCAGCTCACCACGAGGTCCAGGCGCTGCGGCGGCTCGGGCGCGCGGACTTCGCCGCCGGCCGGCTGACCGACGCGGCGGACCGGCTCCGGGCGGCGGTGGCCGTCGCCACCCGGACGGACGACATCGCGGAGGAGACCGCCGCTCGCACACTGCTCGCGAAGGTACTGCGGGCGGCGGACGACAACCATCGGGAAATCGCCGAAGAAACGTTGAACGAGCCCCCTTCCGAGGGGGTTGAATAA